A window of the Streptomyces sp. NBC_00250 genome harbors these coding sequences:
- a CDS encoding GntR family transcriptional regulator → MTLTIAVDHESTTAPYEQLRAQISERARSGRLPVGYKLPTVRGLAEQLGLAANTVAKAYKALEADGVIETRGRHGTFVAAAGDAATRRAATAAAQYAEEARRLGLSREAAEAALSEALRAAYDS, encoded by the coding sequence GTGACACTCACCATCGCCGTGGACCACGAATCCACCACCGCTCCGTACGAACAGCTGCGTGCCCAGATCTCGGAGCGGGCCCGGTCGGGCAGACTGCCGGTCGGATACAAGCTGCCGACGGTACGAGGGCTCGCGGAGCAGCTGGGCCTCGCCGCGAACACGGTCGCCAAGGCGTACAAGGCGCTGGAGGCGGACGGGGTGATCGAGACGCGTGGGCGTCACGGCACCTTCGTCGCGGCCGCCGGGGACGCGGCGACCCGCCGGGCCGCCACCGCCGCCGCCCAGTACGCCGAGGAGGCCCGCCGCCTCGGTCTCAGCCGTGAGGCGGCCGAGGCGGCGCTCAGCGAAGCCCTGCGCGCCGCGTACGACAGCTGA
- a CDS encoding DUF5925 domain-containing protein yields the protein MGAMADTPPVPSEPQRSLPIRLNLDDSDSPSDVVDALFLGRFATGEQPHSHSTTVDRVKPEATLLPAGATVLRAAKDDDRSAVLAEGEGWTLLISRWNRGADVTVTAADADLAERVLKEATDGAKDEPEPQPENVTMGFWYVSPRRGPHRTTRQISAGTWDEVRPNYSAPVADSMDRLMKVTPDSIAGRLLLLHGPPGTGKTSALRTLARSWRDWCQVDCVLDPERLFNDVGYLMDIAIGEDEGTAKGRWRLLLLEDCDELIRGEAKHTAGQALSRLLNLTDGLLGQGRNVLVGVTTNEDLERLHPAVVRPGRCLARIEVGPLSRAESVEWLGREEDVPREGATLAELFALRRGTPPTELPEPRTAGAGLYL from the coding sequence ATGGGCGCCATGGCTGACACCCCACCGGTACCGTCCGAGCCGCAGCGGTCGCTGCCGATCCGGCTCAACCTCGACGACAGCGACTCGCCCTCGGACGTCGTGGACGCGCTGTTCCTCGGCCGTTTCGCGACCGGGGAGCAGCCCCACTCGCACAGCACCACCGTGGACCGGGTCAAGCCCGAGGCGACGCTGCTTCCCGCCGGGGCCACGGTCCTGCGGGCCGCGAAGGACGACGACCGCAGCGCCGTGCTCGCCGAGGGCGAGGGCTGGACGCTGCTGATCTCCCGCTGGAACCGGGGCGCGGACGTCACCGTCACGGCCGCCGACGCGGACCTCGCCGAGCGGGTCCTGAAGGAGGCCACCGACGGGGCCAAGGACGAGCCGGAGCCCCAGCCGGAGAACGTGACGATGGGGTTCTGGTACGTCTCCCCCCGGCGCGGCCCGCACCGGACGACCCGGCAGATCAGCGCCGGGACCTGGGACGAGGTCCGGCCCAACTACTCGGCGCCGGTGGCCGATTCCATGGACCGGCTGATGAAGGTGACGCCCGACTCGATCGCCGGCCGCCTCCTGCTGCTGCACGGCCCGCCGGGGACGGGCAAGACGTCCGCGCTGCGGACCCTGGCGCGGTCCTGGCGGGACTGGTGCCAGGTGGACTGCGTCCTCGATCCGGAGCGGCTCTTCAACGACGTCGGCTATCTGATGGACATCGCCATCGGGGAGGACGAGGGCACCGCGAAGGGGCGCTGGCGGCTGCTGCTCCTGGAGGACTGCGACGAGCTGATCCGGGGCGAGGCGAAGCACACGGCGGGTCAGGCCCTGTCGCGGCTGCTGAACCTGACGGACGGTCTGCTCGGCCAGGGGCGCAACGTCCTGGTCGGCGTCACCACCAACGAGGACCTGGAGCGGCTCCACCCGGCCGTGGTCCGGCCGGGCCGCTGCCTGGCCCGTATCGAGGTGGGACCGCTGAGCCGGGCCGAGTCCGTGGAGTGGCTCGGACGCGAGGAGGACGTGCCGCGCGAGGGCGCGACGCTGGCGGAGCTGTTCGCCCTGCGCCGCGGCACGCCCCCCACGGAGCTCCCGGAACCCCGCACGGCGGGGGCGGGCCTGTACCTCTGA
- a CDS encoding polysaccharide deacetylase family protein, which translates to MTETAAGPAAVPVLMYHAVDPDPAPATLGLSVTPEAFAAQMEVVAERGFTPLTTAALAAAWRDGGPLPARPLLVTFDDGYEGVHRYALPVLAKHSFASTVFVSTGWLRGRHGTGGALDTMLDWAQVRELADAGTEIGGHSHTHPQLDQLDARRLRFETLRCREIVAEELGTAPASFAYPYGYSSRRVRRTVREAGFTQALAVGNALARRSQGPYALERVTVRRSTGVEEFTRLVEGRAIARNFAADRVMTKGYALARRARGAVRGHWI; encoded by the coding sequence ATGACGGAGACCGCGGCCGGGCCCGCCGCCGTACCCGTCCTCATGTACCACGCCGTCGACCCGGACCCCGCTCCCGCGACCCTCGGGCTCTCCGTCACCCCCGAGGCCTTCGCGGCCCAGATGGAGGTGGTCGCCGAGCGGGGATTCACCCCGCTGACCACAGCGGCGCTCGCCGCCGCATGGCGCGACGGCGGGCCGCTGCCCGCGCGGCCGCTCCTCGTCACCTTCGACGACGGGTACGAGGGGGTGCACCGGTACGCCCTGCCGGTGCTCGCCAAGCACTCCTTCGCGAGCACCGTCTTCGTCTCCACCGGCTGGCTGCGCGGCAGGCACGGGACCGGCGGGGCGCTCGACACCATGCTCGACTGGGCGCAGGTGCGCGAACTCGCCGACGCGGGCACGGAGATCGGCGGACACAGCCACACCCACCCCCAGCTCGACCAGCTCGACGCCCGGCGGCTCCGGTTCGAGACGCTGCGCTGCCGGGAGATCGTGGCCGAGGAACTGGGAACGGCCCCGGCCTCCTTCGCGTACCCCTACGGGTACTCCAGCCGCCGGGTCCGCCGGACCGTCCGGGAGGCCGGCTTCACCCAGGCGCTCGCCGTCGGCAACGCGCTGGCCAGGCGCAGCCAGGGGCCGTACGCCCTGGAGCGGGTGACCGTGCGCCGGTCCACCGGAGTCGAGGAGTTCACACGGCTCGTGGAGGGCAGGGCGATCGCCCGGAACTTCGCGGCGGACCGGGTCATGACGAAGGGGTACGCGCTCGCGCGGCGCGCCCGGGGAGCGGTGCGGGGACACTGGATCTGA